In the Mastomys coucha isolate ucsf_1 unplaced genomic scaffold, UCSF_Mcou_1 pScaffold18, whole genome shotgun sequence genome, one interval contains:
- the Artn gene encoding artemin isoform X3, whose product MELGLGEPTALSHCLWPRWQPAWWPTLAALALLSCITDASRDPMSGSPAARDGPSPVLAPPTDHLPGGHTAHLCSERALRPPPQSPQPAPPPPGPALQSPVAALRGARAPRSGIRSSRARTTDARGCRLRSQLVPVSALGLGHSSDELIRFRFCSGSCRRARSQHDLSLASLLGAGALRSPPGSRPISQPCCRPTRYEAVSFMDVNSTWRTVDHLSATACGCLG is encoded by the exons ATGGAACTGGGACTTGGAGAGCCTACTGCATTGTCCCACTGCCTCTGGCCTAGGTGGCAG CCAGCCTGGTGGCCAACCCTAGCTGCTCTAGCCCTGCTGAGCTGTATCACAGACGCTTCCCGGGACCCGATGTCCGGCAGCCCCGCCGCTCGCGATGGTCCCTCGCCGGTCCTGGCGCCCCCCACGGACCACCTGCCTG GGGGACACACTGCGCATTTGTGCAGCGAAAGAGCCCTGCGACCACCGCCGCAGTCTCCTCAGCCCGCACCCCCGCCGCCAGGTCCCGCGCTCCAGTCTCCTGTCGCTGCGCTCCGCGGGGCACGCGCGCCGCGTTCAGGAATCCGGAGCAGCCGCGCACGGACCACGGATGCGCGCGGCTGCCGCCTGCGCTCGCAGCTGGTGCCGGTGAGCGCGCTCGGCCTGGGCCACAGCTCCGACGAGCTGATTCGTTTCCGCTTCTGCAGCGGCTCGTGTCGCCGAGCACGCTCCCAGCACGATCTCAGCCTGGCCAGCCTGCTGGGCGCCGGGGCCCTGCGGTCGCCTCCTGGGTCCCGGCCGATCAGCCAGCCCTGCTGCCGGCCCACTCGCTACGAGGCTGTCTCCTTCATGGACGTGAACAGCACCTGGAGGACCGTGGACCACCTCTCCGCCACCGCCTGTGGCTGTCTGGGCTGA
- the Artn gene encoding artemin isoform X2 → MVPRRSWRPPRTTCLVGETATGRGRGEASSRQPSPTPPKVTKSHSRGTHCAFVQRKSPATTAAVSSARTPAARSRAPVSCRCAPRGTRAAFRNPEQPRTDHGCARLPPALAAGAGERARPGPQLRRADSFPLLQRLVSPSTLPARSQPGQPAGRRGPAVASWVPADQPALLPAHSLRGCLLHGREQHLEDRGPPLRHRLWLSGLRMISKLYPCVALPGTAVHWASLARSLNSAGNGGYRAQAPAQRVTDIEPGKMTERLTNNPKVFMDPSATDSGNLS, encoded by the coding sequence ATGGTCCCTCGCCGGTCCTGGCGCCCCCCACGGACCACCTGCCTGGTAGGTGAGACCGCGACAGGGCGGGGCAGGGGCGAGGCTAGCTCTAGACAGCCCTCACCCACACCTCCGAAAGTGACTAAGTCTCATTCCAGGGGGACACACTGCGCATTTGTGCAGCGAAAGAGCCCTGCGACCACCGCCGCAGTCTCCTCAGCCCGCACCCCCGCCGCCAGGTCCCGCGCTCCAGTCTCCTGTCGCTGCGCTCCGCGGGGCACGCGCGCCGCGTTCAGGAATCCGGAGCAGCCGCGCACGGACCACGGATGCGCGCGGCTGCCGCCTGCGCTCGCAGCTGGTGCCGGTGAGCGCGCTCGGCCTGGGCCACAGCTCCGACGAGCTGATTCGTTTCCGCTTCTGCAGCGGCTCGTGTCGCCGAGCACGCTCCCAGCACGATCTCAGCCTGGCCAGCCTGCTGGGCGCCGGGGCCCTGCGGTCGCCTCCTGGGTCCCGGCCGATCAGCCAGCCCTGCTGCCGGCCCACTCGCTACGAGGCTGTCTCCTTCATGGACGTGAACAGCACCTGGAGGACCGTGGACCACCTCTCCGCCACCGCCTGTGGCTGTCTGGGCTGAGGATGATCTCCAAGCTTTACCCATGTGTCGCCCTGCCTGGAACAGCCGTCCACTGGGCCTCGCTAGCCAGGAGCCTCAACTCAGCAGGAAATGGAGGCTACAGAGCTCAGGCCCCAGCCCAGAGAGTGACAGACATCGAGCCTGGAAAGATGACGGAACGACTGACCAACAATCCCAAGGTGTTCATGGATCCCAGCGCTACAGACAGCGGAAACCTCAGCTAA
- the Artn gene encoding artemin isoform X1, whose protein sequence is MELGLGEPTALSHCLWPRWQPAWWPTLAALALLSCITDASRDPMSGSPAARDGPSPVLAPPTDHLPGRGTHCAFVQRKSPATTAAVSSARTPAARSRAPVSCRCAPRGTRAAFRNPEQPRTDHGCARLPPALAAGAGERARPGPQLRRADSFPLLQRLVSPSTLPARSQPGQPAGRRGPAVASWVPADQPALLPAHSLRGCLLHGREQHLEDRGPPLRHRLWLSGLRMISKLYPCVALPGTAVHWASLARSLNSAGNGGYRAQAPAQRVTDIEPGKMTERLTNNPKVFMDPSATDSGNLS, encoded by the exons ATGGAACTGGGACTTGGAGAGCCTACTGCATTGTCCCACTGCCTCTGGCCTAGGTGGCAG CCAGCCTGGTGGCCAACCCTAGCTGCTCTAGCCCTGCTGAGCTGTATCACAGACGCTTCCCGGGACCCGATGTCCGGCAGCCCCGCCGCTCGCGATGGTCCCTCGCCGGTCCTGGCGCCCCCCACGGACCACCTGCCTGGTAG GGGGACACACTGCGCATTTGTGCAGCGAAAGAGCCCTGCGACCACCGCCGCAGTCTCCTCAGCCCGCACCCCCGCCGCCAGGTCCCGCGCTCCAGTCTCCTGTCGCTGCGCTCCGCGGGGCACGCGCGCCGCGTTCAGGAATCCGGAGCAGCCGCGCACGGACCACGGATGCGCGCGGCTGCCGCCTGCGCTCGCAGCTGGTGCCGGTGAGCGCGCTCGGCCTGGGCCACAGCTCCGACGAGCTGATTCGTTTCCGCTTCTGCAGCGGCTCGTGTCGCCGAGCACGCTCCCAGCACGATCTCAGCCTGGCCAGCCTGCTGGGCGCCGGGGCCCTGCGGTCGCCTCCTGGGTCCCGGCCGATCAGCCAGCCCTGCTGCCGGCCCACTCGCTACGAGGCTGTCTCCTTCATGGACGTGAACAGCACCTGGAGGACCGTGGACCACCTCTCCGCCACCGCCTGTGGCTGTCTGGGCTGAGGATGATCTCCAAGCTTTACCCATGTGTCGCCCTGCCTGGAACAGCCGTCCACTGGGCCTCGCTAGCCAGGAGCCTCAACTCAGCAGGAAATGGAGGCTACAGAGCTCAGGCCCCAGCCCAGAGAGTGACAGACATCGAGCCTGGAAAGATGACGGAACGACTGACCAACAATCCCAAGGTGTTCATGGATCCCAGCGCTACAGACAGCGGAAACCTCAGCTAA